One Clostridium estertheticum DNA segment encodes these proteins:
- a CDS encoding DNA-3-methyladenine glycosylase, with amino-acid sequence MKLTREFYAKETLQVAKELLGKVIVHEVNGVKLRGKIVETEAYIGSIDKASHAYGGKKTPRLEALYGKPGIAYVYFIYGMYHCFNVITKEEGSPEGVLIRAIEPIEGLEEMSKFRFNKAYNELTKAQFKNLSSGPSKLCIAMNINKENNKQDLCESNLYIEESTDKEKIKIIEAKRIGIDYAEEAKDFKWRFYIKSNIWVSVK; translated from the coding sequence GTGAAACTTACCAGAGAATTTTATGCTAAAGAAACTTTACAGGTTGCTAAGGAACTTTTAGGGAAAGTAATTGTACATGAAGTTAATGGAGTAAAGTTAAGAGGAAAGATAGTTGAAACAGAAGCATATATTGGTTCAATAGATAAGGCTTCTCATGCTTACGGGGGAAAAAAAACACCTAGATTAGAAGCGTTATATGGTAAACCAGGAATTGCATATGTATATTTTATTTATGGCATGTATCATTGCTTCAATGTAATAACAAAAGAAGAAGGCTCTCCAGAAGGAGTCTTAATTAGAGCAATTGAACCAATAGAAGGATTAGAAGAAATGTCAAAGTTTAGATTTAATAAAGCCTATAATGAATTAACAAAAGCACAATTTAAAAACTTGTCCTCAGGTCCATCTAAACTGTGCATTGCAATGAATATAAATAAAGAAAATAACAAACAAGATTTATGTGAAAGTAACCTATATATAGAAGAATCAACGGATAAAGAAAAAATTAAGATTATAGAAGCTAAAAGAATTGGAATTGATTATGCAGAAGAAGCAAAGGACTTTAAATGGCGATTTTATATTAAAAGTAATATTTGGGTATCTGTAAAATAA
- the spoVAE gene encoding stage V sporulation protein AE gives MEKFIYAFIIGGLICVVGQLIMDILKITPAHTTCTLVVIGVILGGLGLYDPLVKFAGAGAFVPISSFGNTLVTGALIDAEKTGFIGIFTGMFKTVSSGISAAIVFGFIAAIIFKPKG, from the coding sequence ATGGAAAAGTTTATTTATGCATTTATAATAGGTGGTCTAATTTGTGTTGTTGGGCAACTTATAATGGATATTTTAAAGATTACCCCTGCACATACTACCTGCACATTAGTTGTAATTGGAGTAATTTTAGGAGGATTAGGTTTATATGACCCTTTGGTAAAATTTGCAGGTGCAGGTGCATTTGTGCCTATAAGTAGCTTTGGTAATACTCTTGTAACAGGTGCCTTAATTGATGCTGAAAAAACAGGATTTATAGGCATATTTACTGGTATGTTTAAAACCGTAAGTTCTGGGATTTCTGCAGCAATAGTATTTGGGTTTATTGCAGCTATAATATTTAAACCTAAAGGCTAA
- the spoVAD gene encoding stage V sporulation protein AD, with amino-acid sequence MLKGHQSWIFNSKPTILASAAVGGPFEANGALAEDFDILHEDLWLGQDSYEKAEKVLLEHACARAIKKSSIKKEDINFFISGDLMDQIISSSFTARTLGIPFLGIFGACSSSMESLALAAQLIESKSAKYVIASASSHNAAAEKQFRYPTEYGGQKPPTAQWTVTGAGAVVLGEEGVGPKITSATIGRVIDMGISDPFNMGAAMAPAAVDTIEAHFRDLNIDASYYDLIATGDLGKVGHELAISLLKTHGIEMPPDIFTDCGLLIYKKDQPVFSGGSGCGCSATVTYGHFLNRMRKGELKRILIVATGALMSPISYQQKESIPCIAHAVSIEM; translated from the coding sequence ATGCTTAAAGGACATCAATCATGGATTTTCAATTCTAAACCTACAATACTAGCTTCTGCAGCAGTTGGTGGTCCTTTTGAAGCTAATGGTGCGTTAGCTGAAGACTTTGATATACTTCACGAGGATTTATGGCTTGGACAGGATAGCTATGAAAAGGCGGAAAAGGTTCTTCTCGAGCATGCTTGCGCGCGAGCAATAAAAAAATCAAGTATAAAAAAAGAAGATATCAATTTTTTTATAAGTGGAGACTTGATGGATCAGATTATTTCTAGTAGTTTTACTGCGCGAACTTTGGGGATACCTTTTTTAGGAATCTTTGGTGCTTGTTCGAGCTCCATGGAAAGTTTAGCCCTAGCAGCTCAATTAATAGAAAGTAAGTCAGCCAAATATGTTATAGCATCTGCAAGTAGCCATAATGCTGCTGCAGAAAAACAATTTAGATATCCTACAGAGTACGGTGGACAAAAACCTCCTACTGCTCAATGGACAGTAACGGGAGCTGGAGCAGTGGTACTTGGCGAAGAAGGAGTCGGTCCTAAAATCACTTCTGCAACCATAGGAAGAGTAATAGATATGGGAATTTCAGATCCATTTAATATGGGTGCTGCTATGGCCCCAGCGGCTGTAGATACCATTGAAGCACATTTTAGAGATTTAAATATTGATGCCTCATATTATGACCTTATTGCTACTGGCGACTTAGGCAAGGTAGGGCATGAACTTGCTATTAGTTTATTAAAAACCCATGGTATAGAAATGCCACCAGATATATTTACAGACTGTGGACTTTTAATATATAAAAAGGATCAACCAGTTTTTTCTGGCGGTAGTGGCTGTGGCTGTTCTGCTACTGTAACTTATGGACATTTTCTTAACCGTATGCGGAAAGGAGAATTAAAGAGAATATTAATTGTTGCAACAGGCGCTTTAATGTCCCCAATATCTTATCAACAAAAGGAAAGCATACCTTGTATTGCTCATGCAGTTTCAATAGAAATGTAA
- a CDS encoding DUF1657 domain-containing protein → MTVGTQMQQAIAGMQSASATMKTFSLETDDQQAKNDFKQIGEQLDSALEVLKGRQEYIKKQEPQYN, encoded by the coding sequence ATGACTGTAGGAACTCAAATGCAACAAGCAATTGCTGGAATGCAAAGTGCTTCTGCTACAATGAAGACATTTTCTCTAGAAACAGATGATCAACAAGCGAAAAATGATTTTAAACAAATCGGAGAGCAACTTGATTCTGCACTGGAGGTTTTAAAAGGAAGACAGGAATATATTAAGAAACAAGAACCTCAATATAATTAG
- the spoVAC gene encoding stage V sporulation protein AC, whose translation MSNIKKKKLTPTQLKYDKLVKKIEPKRPIFKNCIKAFLVGGIICTIGQCLQVFFITYFNFNEKTAVSPTLTVLIFVSALLTGLGVYDHIGQWGGSGSGVPITGFANSIASAAIEHRSEGYVLGVAGNMFRLAGAIIVYGVFSAFVVATIKITIKWLGGM comes from the coding sequence ATGTCCAATATAAAAAAGAAAAAACTAACCCCAACTCAGCTGAAATATGATAAATTGGTAAAAAAAATAGAACCTAAAAGACCTATTTTTAAAAATTGTATTAAAGCTTTCCTTGTAGGTGGTATCATATGCACCATTGGTCAATGCCTACAAGTGTTTTTTATCACCTACTTTAACTTTAATGAAAAAACAGCAGTTAGTCCAACTTTAACAGTATTAATCTTTGTTTCAGCTTTGCTTACGGGACTTGGAGTTTACGATCACATTGGTCAATGGGGTGGATCTGGATCTGGTGTTCCAATTACCGGTTTTGCTAATTCCATAGCTTCTGCTGCAATTGAGCATAGAAGCGAAGGATATGTACTTGGGGTAGCTGGAAATATGTTTAGGCTTGCTGGAGCAATCATTGTTTATGGGGTTTTTTCTGCCTTTGTGGTTGCTACCATAAAAATCACAATAAAATGGTTGGGAGGGATGTAG